The following coding sequences are from one Beggiatoa alba B18LD window:
- a CDS encoding AMP-dependent synthetase/ligase, which produces MPRLNASHLADLYRITAQTYGNRPAFVYKKNKEWTPVSFQDLYESGLNLATGLISVGVEARSHVGLLADNRIEWIYADCAVQLCGAADVPRGSDVSQADIAYILQHAEVSVVFVEDVALLKKVQAVELPLIKIIILMDNQGYTEGSDPRVQSLYTLMELGKQRRAQGDRQVEERVAGILPSDLFTLIYTSGTTGTPKGVMLPHSNMIAQIASVQDLPIQVVPEDRFLSILPVWHIFERVIEMVAVYYGAPTYYTNVRQLAEDLKTVRPTLMASAPRLWESIYQRILATLKNASPIRKTLFNLAYACARQFHLAQDFLKGNQLDITGRSAAESAGLTVLNLGRLAIFFLPYKLLDTIVLSKLRAVTGGCFRGTVSGGGALPRHIDEFFNFIGIPILEGYGLTEGMVLSVRTFGQRVIGTVGVLFPITTIRIVDINTNEVLYPNPAKKGEGRGLQGEIHVKGEQVMHSYYKNDEATAKAFKEDGWLNTGDLGIFTFNNSLKITGRSKDTIVLLGGENVEPVPIETRLCQSDLIEQCMLVGQDKKTIGVLLVPALEGFKKLGITAENVAELSQQPAVREHLVQAVKTLISTKQGFKPFEVIQDVYVLDKPFEVGDELTNLFKLKRHVITAKYQAVIQQMYADE; this is translated from the coding sequence ATGCCACGTTTAAATGCTTCTCATCTTGCTGATTTATATCGCATCACTGCGCAAACTTATGGAAACCGCCCCGCATTTGTGTATAAAAAAAATAAGGAATGGACACCCGTCAGTTTTCAAGATTTATACGAATCAGGATTAAATCTCGCAACAGGCTTAATTAGCGTGGGGGTAGAAGCACGTAGCCATGTGGGTTTATTAGCGGATAATCGTATCGAATGGATTTATGCGGATTGTGCTGTGCAATTGTGCGGGGCGGCGGATGTACCGCGTGGGAGCGATGTTTCACAAGCGGATATTGCTTACATTCTGCAACATGCAGAAGTCAGCGTCGTATTTGTGGAGGATGTCGCCCTGCTGAAAAAAGTGCAAGCCGTTGAGTTACCATTAATCAAAATCATTATTTTAATGGATAATCAGGGCTATACAGAAGGTTCAGACCCGCGTGTACAATCCTTATATACCCTGATGGAATTAGGCAAACAACGCCGTGCACAAGGGGATAGACAAGTAGAGGAGCGTGTTGCGGGGATTTTGCCCAGTGATTTATTTACTTTAATCTATACCTCTGGAACAACGGGCACACCGAAAGGCGTGATGTTGCCTCATTCTAATATGATTGCACAGATTGCCAGCGTGCAAGACTTGCCGATTCAAGTTGTGCCAGAAGACCGTTTTTTATCCATTCTGCCCGTTTGGCATATTTTTGAGCGAGTGATTGAAATGGTTGCCGTTTATTACGGTGCGCCAACGTATTACACCAATGTTCGCCAATTAGCAGAAGATTTAAAAACCGTTCGCCCAACATTAATGGCATCTGCCCCCCGTTTATGGGAAAGCATTTACCAACGTATTTTAGCCACACTAAAAAATGCCAGCCCTATACGGAAAACCTTGTTTAATCTAGCTTATGCCTGCGCTCGTCAATTTCATCTGGCACAAGATTTTTTAAAAGGCAATCAACTAGACATCACGGGTAGAAGTGCCGCCGAATCGGCAGGGCTAACCGTTTTAAATCTAGGACGATTAGCTATCTTTTTCCTACCATACAAACTATTAGATACCATTGTGCTCAGTAAATTACGCGCCGTGACGGGGGGATGTTTTCGCGGAACAGTGTCAGGCGGTGGCGCGTTACCGCGTCATATCGATGAGTTTTTCAATTTTATCGGCATTCCGATTTTAGAAGGCTATGGCTTAACAGAAGGCATGGTGCTATCAGTGCGCACCTTTGGACAACGGGTTATTGGCACTGTCGGGGTTTTATTCCCCATTACAACCATTCGCATTGTCGATATTAATACCAACGAAGTGTTATACCCCAATCCTGCCAAAAAAGGCGAAGGGCGTGGCTTGCAAGGCGAAATCCACGTAAAAGGTGAGCAAGTCATGCATTCATATTATAAAAATGATGAAGCAACTGCCAAAGCGTTTAAAGAAGATGGATGGCTCAATACGGGGGATTTAGGGATTTTTACCTTTAACAATAGTTTGAAAATCACAGGACGTTCAAAAGATACAATTGTATTGTTAGGTGGAGAAAATGTAGAACCTGTGCCGATAGAAACCCGTTTATGTCAATCAGATTTGATTGAACAATGCATGTTAGTGGGGCAAGATAAAAAAACAATTGGGGTCTTGTTAGTGCCTGCTTTAGAAGGATTTAAGAAATTAGGCATTACGGCGGAAAACGTAGCGGAATTAAGTCAACAACCTGCTGTCCGTGAGCATTTAGTACAAGCGGTGAAAACCTTAATTTCTACGAAACAAGGCTTTAAACCCTTTGAAGTCATTCAAGATGTGTATGTATTGGATAAACCCTTTGAAGTCGGTGATGAATTAACCAATTTATTTAAATTAAAACGCCACGTGATTACAGCAAAATATCAAGCCGTGATTCAACAAATGTATGCCGATGAATAA
- a CDS encoding DUF6812 domain-containing protein: protein MDTLTRRTIHVIIQIPDGNLLKGTLLIERNSRLSDVLNNAKDFIVLMDYEDKAHIINKRHIVQAIELEELKIN from the coding sequence ATGGATACATTAACACGTAGAACAATTCATGTCATTATTCAAATCCCTGATGGGAATTTATTAAAAGGGACTTTGTTAATCGAGCGTAATTCTCGATTATCTGATGTGTTGAATAACGCAAAAGACTTTATCGTCTTAATGGATTATGAGGATAAAGCGCACATCATTAATAAGCGTCATATTGTGCAGGCGATTGAGTTGGAAGAGTTAAAAATCAATTAG
- the gltX gene encoding glutamate--tRNA ligase translates to MTVRTRFAPSPTGYLHVGGVRTALYSWLYARQHQGEFILRIEDTDRERSTEEAVQVILEGMAWCGLNHDGDVPRQTQRFDRYKQVIQQLLDEGKAYYCYCSKEEVEQMRAEQMARKEKPRYNGYWRDRQETPPADVQPVVRFKNPLSGNVVFDDMIKGQISVSNEELDDLIIARADGTPTYNFCVVVDDWDMGITHVIRGDDHVNNTPRQINILQALGAQIPKYAHVPMILGNDGQRLSKRHGAVSVMNYKEDGFLPEALLNYLIRLGWANGDQEIFSIEDMLQLFKIENVNSAPSAFNTDKLLWLNQHYIKTGNPERIAEHLAYQFQLLGIDANNGVALPRVVTALAERAKTLREMAESSRMFYVELVDYDTTAVQKHLTADTKTTLSTLCEQFATLTTWQAEPIHAVIHAVSEQLGLKMGKVAQPLRVAVTGGTVSPSIDITLALIGQERTLKRLQQAIGLIVV, encoded by the coding sequence ATGACAGTTCGCACCCGTTTTGCCCCTAGTCCGACAGGTTATTTACACGTTGGCGGTGTTCGTACCGCTTTGTATTCTTGGCTTTATGCACGTCAGCATCAAGGTGAGTTCATTCTGCGCATTGAAGATACTGACCGCGAACGCTCAACGGAGGAAGCCGTACAGGTGATTTTAGAGGGGATGGCGTGGTGTGGTTTAAATCATGATGGCGATGTCCCCCGCCAAACCCAGCGTTTTGACCGTTATAAACAGGTAATTCAGCAGTTGTTAGACGAGGGTAAAGCCTATTATTGTTATTGTTCAAAAGAGGAAGTCGAGCAAATGCGTGCCGAGCAAATGGCGCGTAAGGAAAAACCGCGTTATAACGGTTATTGGCGCGACCGTCAGGAAACACCGCCCGCCGATGTGCAACCCGTTGTCCGTTTTAAAAATCCGTTATCGGGCAATGTGGTTTTTGACGATATGATTAAGGGACAAATTAGTGTCAGCAATGAGGAGTTAGATGATTTAATCATTGCTCGCGCTGATGGTACGCCAACTTATAACTTCTGTGTGGTGGTGGATGATTGGGATATGGGTATCACTCATGTGATTCGTGGTGATGACCATGTGAATAATACACCAAGACAAATTAATATTTTACAGGCATTAGGGGCGCAAATTCCGAAATATGCGCATGTGCCGATGATTTTAGGTAATGACGGGCAACGTTTGTCGAAACGTCATGGCGCGGTTAGTGTGATGAATTATAAAGAGGATGGTTTTTTACCTGAGGCTTTATTGAATTATCTCATTCGGTTAGGTTGGGCAAATGGGGATCAGGAAATATTCTCAATTGAGGACATGCTGCAATTGTTTAAAATCGAGAATGTTAATAGCGCGCCATCTGCGTTTAACACAGATAAGTTGTTATGGTTAAACCAGCATTATATTAAAACGGGGAATCCTGAAAGAATTGCTGAACATTTGGCTTATCAATTTCAATTATTAGGTATTGATGCGAATAATGGTGTTGCGTTACCGCGTGTTGTTACGGCTTTAGCCGAGCGGGCAAAAACGTTGCGGGAAATGGCGGAAAGTAGTCGGATGTTTTATGTAGAACTTGTTGATTATGATACGACTGCCGTTCAAAAACATTTAACAGCGGATACAAAAACGACGTTAAGCACATTATGTGAGCAGTTTGCGACATTGACAACATGGCAGGCAGAGCCTATTCATGCGGTGATTCATGCAGTTAGTGAGCAGTTAGGCTTAAAAATGGGTAAGGTAGCGCAACCGTTGCGGGTCGCTGTGACGGGGGGCACGGTTTCCCCATCGATAGACATTACGCTGGCATTAATTGGACAAGAAAGAACATTAAAACGCTTACAGCAAGCGATTGGCTTGATTGTTGTATAA
- a CDS encoding PilN domain-containing protein has protein sequence MKLTIPPLLKRSATAQKADICLIVRGNALFHAEKQDLIAQDDESLLKLTATEIAEAARRLLPNTDQQARIALALPNDEFVATSLNLPTIAPANLKNAVHLQLPTLLPGVADPLLLAVQPQNHTGATVALWLSARRADELFTEFEKQGLFLATIFPRILIMLPSPADKAGYLIDEDDNTVTAIEWSGSAIRRWLHVLKADCADEEFNKQFQTNLAAFNQDNALYKGNTEAWDSLPMPISAVYGYGFLPTGTQKHTQQLQQRKKRRQLAVMAGVIVGLGILSLGYAIHRELRLERKLAEVKSRTVDVTQLRNEVVEIEDYLASVKNFPQQHITDLMNKLNELIPKNSWITGLKIETGVAELEGYSPNPPALLEILTNNPAFTEVAFIRPTQKEADKMEERFGIRFKLVGVDFPTYLAEHFKVEQ, from the coding sequence ATGAAATTAACCATACCTCCTTTATTGAAACGTAGCGCGACAGCACAAAAAGCCGATATTTGCTTGATTGTACGCGGTAATGCTTTATTCCATGCAGAAAAACAAGATTTAATTGCGCAAGATGATGAGTCTTTACTAAAACTCACCGCGACTGAAATTGCTGAAGCGGCTCGCCGTTTATTGCCGAATACTGACCAACAAGCCCGTATTGCGTTGGCGTTACCGAATGATGAATTTGTGGCGACCAGTTTAAATTTACCCACTATCGCGCCCGCTAATTTAAAAAATGCGGTGCATTTGCAATTGCCAACTTTATTACCCGGTGTTGCAGACCCGTTGTTACTTGCGGTGCAACCACAAAATCATACAGGCGCAACCGTCGCGCTTTGGCTTTCAGCACGGCGAGCGGATGAATTATTTACCGAGTTTGAAAAACAAGGCTTATTCCTCGCAACTATTTTTCCTCGTATTCTTATCATGTTACCTAGTCCAGCAGATAAGGCGGGTTATTTAATTGATGAAGATGATAATACCGTCACTGCCATTGAATGGTCAGGCAGTGCCATTCGTCGCTGGTTACATGTGTTAAAAGCGGATTGTGCAGATGAGGAATTTAATAAGCAGTTTCAGACGAATTTAGCTGCGTTTAATCAGGATAATGCGTTGTATAAAGGGAATACGGAAGCATGGGACAGCTTGCCGATGCCTATTTCAGCCGTTTATGGGTATGGTTTTTTACCGACAGGTACTCAAAAACATACCCAACAATTGCAACAACGGAAAAAACGCCGACAATTAGCCGTTATGGCGGGGGTTATCGTCGGGCTTGGTATCTTAAGTTTGGGTTATGCTATCCATCGTGAATTACGTTTAGAACGCAAACTTGCAGAGGTAAAAAGTCGTACTGTTGACGTGACACAATTACGCAATGAAGTGGTTGAAATAGAAGATTATCTCGCGTCTGTGAAAAACTTTCCACAGCAACATATTACTGATTTAATGAATAAATTAAATGAGTTAATTCCAAAAAATAGTTGGATAACGGGGTTAAAAATAGAAACAGGGGTTGCGGAATTAGAAGGCTATAGCCCTAATCCGCCTGCTTTGTTGGAAATTTTAACGAATAATCCTGCTTTTACTGAGGTTGCTTTTATTCGTCCAACTCAGAAAGAAGCCGATAAAATGGAAGAGCGTTTTGGAATTCGTTTTAAACTAGTCGGCGTTGATTTTCCGACTTATTTGGCAGAGCATTTCAAGGTTGAACAATAA
- the htpG gene encoding molecular chaperone HtpG yields the protein MVVDNHKETLGFQAEVKQLLDLMIHALYSNKEIFLRELISNASDAADKLRFEALSDDGLYEGDSQLKIWVELNQDAKTITIRDNGIGMSREEVIENIGTIAKSGTRQFFKSLTGDQAKDAQLIGQFGVGFYSSFIIADKVTLTTRRAGLTAEHGVRWESAGDGEYTIETVDKAQRGTEIILHLRADEDEFLQEYRIKSIIKKYSDHITLPIVMPSVSVDENDENQKVIKEEIINSATALWVRNKSEVTEEEYNEFYKHVAHDFEPPLLTIHNKVEGTLEYNLLAFVPSRAPFDLWDRNTRKGMKLYVRRIFIMDDSEQLLPPYLRFVRGVVDSSDLPLNVSREILQQNKQIESIRSGTVKKILSALEGLAKNEPEKYATFWREFGKVLKEGIVDDHSNREKVAKLLRFSTTHDDNNVPAISLDDYIGRMKEGQEKIYYITAETFAAAKNSPHLEIFRKKGIEVVLLSEPIDEWLVMHLTEFEGKQLQSVTKGSLDLGSLEDQAEKEQVEKANTEKKPLLERIQKVLGNKVKEVRTTYRLTTSPACLVADENGMDASLERLLKAAGQSINNSQPIIEINPSHPLILAMEQEQDENRFSDWALILFDQALLSEGGQLEDPASFISRLNQMLIQLSKSA from the coding sequence ATGGTGGTCGATAACCATAAAGAAACACTTGGATTCCAAGCAGAAGTTAAACAACTGCTAGACCTAATGATTCACGCCTTATACAGCAACAAAGAAATCTTTTTACGCGAACTGATTTCTAACGCTTCCGACGCAGCCGATAAACTCCGCTTCGAAGCCCTCTCTGATGACGGACTGTATGAAGGCGACAGTCAACTAAAAATCTGGGTAGAACTCAATCAAGACGCGAAAACCATAACCATCCGCGATAATGGTATCGGCATGTCACGTGAAGAAGTGATTGAAAACATTGGAACGATTGCCAAATCAGGGACACGTCAATTCTTCAAATCCTTAACAGGCGACCAAGCCAAAGATGCCCAACTGATTGGACAATTTGGCGTTGGTTTCTACTCCTCCTTTATCATCGCGGATAAAGTTACCCTGACAACCCGTCGCGCAGGGCTTACCGCCGAACACGGCGTTCGTTGGGAATCCGCAGGCGATGGCGAATATACCATCGAAACTGTTGATAAAGCTCAACGCGGTACGGAAATCATCCTACATTTACGCGCTGACGAAGACGAATTTTTACAAGAATATCGCATAAAAAGTATTATCAAAAAATACTCCGACCACATTACGTTACCCATCGTCATGCCCAGCGTTAGCGTGGACGAAAACGACGAAAATCAAAAAGTCATTAAAGAAGAAATCATCAACAGCGCGACCGCGCTTTGGGTACGTAATAAATCCGAAGTTACTGAAGAAGAATACAACGAATTCTACAAACACGTTGCCCACGATTTCGAACCGCCCTTATTAACCATCCATAACAAAGTAGAAGGCACACTGGAATACAATTTACTCGCCTTCGTTCCCAGTCGTGCGCCGTTTGACCTGTGGGATAGAAACACCCGTAAAGGCATGAAGCTCTACGTTCGCCGTATCTTCATCATGGATGACAGTGAACAACTGCTTCCACCTTATCTGCGTTTCGTCCGTGGGGTTGTGGACAGCAGCGATTTACCGCTCAACGTCTCCCGCGAAATTCTGCAACAAAACAAACAAATTGAATCCATCCGCTCAGGCACGGTGAAAAAAATTCTCAGTGCGTTAGAAGGATTAGCGAAAAACGAACCCGAAAAATATGCTACCTTCTGGCGTGAATTCGGCAAAGTATTAAAAGAAGGCATTGTCGACGACCACAGCAACCGCGAAAAAGTCGCCAAACTTCTCCGCTTCTCAACCACTCACGACGACAACAACGTCCCTGCAATCTCCCTAGATGATTACATTGGACGAATGAAAGAAGGGCAAGAAAAGATTTACTACATCACTGCCGAAACTTTTGCCGCCGCGAAAAATAGCCCCCACTTGGAAATTTTCCGCAAAAAAGGCATTGAAGTTGTTTTACTGTCAGAGCCGATAGATGAATGGCTAGTGATGCACCTCACTGAGTTTGAAGGTAAACAACTACAATCAGTGACAAAAGGCTCATTAGATTTAGGCTCTTTAGAAGACCAAGCCGAAAAGGAACAAGTTGAAAAAGCCAATACCGAAAAGAAACCCTTATTAGAACGGATTCAAAAAGTATTGGGTAACAAAGTTAAAGAAGTGCGCACAACCTACCGTTTAACCACTTCGCCCGCTTGCTTAGTGGCAGATGAAAACGGTATGGATGCGAGCTTAGAACGCTTACTCAAAGCAGCAGGGCAAAGCATCAACAACAGCCAGCCCATTATTGAAATTAACCCTAGCCATCCGCTAATTTTAGCGATGGAACAAGAACAAGACGAAAATCGCTTTAGTGATTGGGCACTGATTTTATTTGATCAAGCCTTACTCAGCGAAGGTGGACAGTTAGAAGACCCTGCCAGTTTTATTAGTCGCTTAAATCAAATGCTGATACAACTTAGCAAAAGTGCGTAA
- a CDS encoding ComF family protein, with translation MSIELKGNWKKGFAYDVHTLSSIYMGCDERGHEQWDTTRTEMGELIYQLKYQNNLAVIDKIIELLNIYKGLNTLDAIIPIPPSKQREIQPVYEIAKALSKKINVPLQPVLNKHPIEQELKNIENPIERETLLYKSLFLHQDVMLSDKNVLLLDDLYRSGSTLRIATDILYKQAKVKNVFVLTMTKTRSKT, from the coding sequence ATGAGCATTGAATTAAAAGGAAATTGGAAAAAAGGTTTTGCTTATGATGTGCATACATTAAGTAGTATTTATATGGGATGTGATGAGCGTGGACATGAACAATGGGATACGACTCGTACCGAAATGGGAGAGTTGATTTACCAACTTAAATATCAGAACAATTTAGCTGTTATTGATAAAATCATTGAACTACTTAATATTTATAAAGGATTAAACACATTAGATGCTATTATTCCTATCCCCCCCAGTAAGCAGAGAGAAATTCAACCTGTTTATGAAATCGCAAAAGCGTTAAGCAAAAAAATCAATGTTCCTCTTCAACCTGTTTTAAATAAGCATCCCATCGAACAAGAATTAAAAAATATAGAAAACCCTATTGAAAGAGAAACACTTTTGTATAAAAGTTTATTTTTACATCAAGATGTTATGCTTTCAGATAAAAATGTTTTATTGCTAGATGATTTATATCGTTCTGGTTCGACTTTGCGGATTGCAACAGATATTCTTTATAAACAAGCTAAAGTAAAAAACGTTTTTGTTTTAACCATGACTAAGACGCGGAGTAAAACATGA